From Sphingopyxis sp. MWB1, a single genomic window includes:
- a CDS encoding DUF3419 family protein, with protein MASLPNRMIATAVVRQDGAQKQRMLDRAFALAFKGLVYAQIWEDPLVDMEALAIQPGQRIATIASGGCNVLSYLTADPAEIVAVDLNTAHVALNHLKRVAVQRLPDYPSYRRFFADADSNANIADYRHFIAPHLDDVSRRYWEGRDLAGRRRINGFARGVYKRGLLGNFIGLAHLLARLHRVDPRAFLEAKSVEEQRAIFDAKFAPFFDRKFIRWMTDQRSSLFGLGIPPAQYDALAGGKPMADVLRARLEKLACDFPLQDNYFAWQAFGRGYGKTPAAPLPPYLQADHYAAVKARAHRVTMLHANMTDMLAASDAASFDRYVFLDAQDWMSDAQLTALWAEVTRTARPGARVLFRTAAEPSLLPGRLLAALLDRWDYRAEESRDYTRRDRSAIYGGVHLYVLRGA; from the coding sequence ATGGCCAGCCTGCCCAATCGCATGATTGCAACTGCCGTCGTCCGTCAGGATGGCGCGCAGAAACAGCGAATGCTCGACCGCGCCTTTGCGCTGGCGTTCAAGGGGCTGGTCTATGCCCAGATATGGGAAGACCCGCTGGTCGATATGGAGGCGCTGGCGATCCAGCCGGGGCAGCGGATTGCGACCATCGCCAGCGGCGGCTGCAATGTCCTCTCCTATCTCACTGCTGATCCGGCCGAGATCGTCGCGGTCGATCTCAACACCGCGCATGTCGCGCTCAACCATCTCAAACGCGTCGCGGTCCAGCGCCTGCCCGATTACCCGAGCTATCGCCGCTTCTTCGCCGACGCCGACAGCAATGCCAATATCGCCGATTATCGCCATTTCATTGCACCCCATCTCGACGATGTCAGCCGCCGTTATTGGGAGGGGCGCGATCTTGCCGGGCGCCGCCGCATCAACGGCTTTGCCCGCGGCGTCTACAAGCGCGGGCTGCTCGGCAATTTCATCGGCCTTGCCCATTTGCTCGCGCGGCTGCACCGCGTCGATCCGCGCGCCTTTCTCGAAGCCAAAAGCGTGGAGGAACAGCGGGCGATTTTCGACGCGAAATTCGCGCCCTTTTTCGACCGCAAGTTCATCCGCTGGATGACCGACCAGCGTTCCTCGCTCTTCGGCCTTGGCATCCCTCCGGCGCAATATGATGCGCTGGCGGGGGGCAAACCCATGGCGGACGTGCTGCGCGCGCGGCTCGAAAAGCTCGCCTGCGATTTTCCGCTTCAGGATAATTATTTTGCCTGGCAGGCCTTCGGACGCGGCTATGGCAAGACGCCCGCTGCGCCGCTGCCGCCCTATTTGCAGGCCGATCATTATGCCGCGGTCAAGGCGCGCGCCCATCGGGTGACGATGCTTCACGCCAATATGACCGACATGCTCGCGGCCAGCGATGCCGCCAGCTTCGACCGCTATGTGTTTCTGGACGCGCAGGATTGGATGAGCGACGCGCAGCTCACCGCGCTCTGGGCCGAAGTGACGCGCACCGCGCGTCCTGGCGCGCGCGTCCTCTTCCGGACCGCCGCGGAGCCGAGCCTCTTGCCGGGACGCCTGCTTGCTGCCTTGCTCGACCGCTGGGACTATCGGGCCGAGGAATCGCGCGATTACACCCGCCGCGACCGCTCGGCCATTTATGGCGGCGTCCATCTTTATGTGCTGCGGGGCGCCTGA